One region of Pseudomonas sp. B21-040 genomic DNA includes:
- a CDS encoding CPBP family intramembrane glutamic endopeptidase yields the protein MLALPWSYLALLSLGYALALTYGQLGWMAVVSVALLLVAGVAVRQQKLPVAHYLGHGLFVILALALALHWLPGFYNGRGIAPQRLTDDAVPFSMYLNQDKPLIGFWLLLACPWIVGRRSLRLGIYATALALTLSAVLALGGALLLGMISWAPKWPDHAWLWLLNNLLLVTLVEEALFRGYLQGGLSRRFQHLPHGENLALLMTSLLFGLVHLGAGWQWGLLASLAGVGYGLAYRFGGLGAAIATHFGLNLLHFAFFTYPMLAG from the coding sequence ATGCTCGCCCTGCCATGGAGCTACCTGGCCCTGCTCTCCCTCGGCTACGCCCTCGCTTTGACCTACGGCCAACTTGGCTGGATGGCCGTTGTTTCCGTGGCGTTGCTGCTAGTGGCCGGTGTTGCCGTCCGCCAACAAAAACTCCCCGTCGCCCACTACCTCGGTCACGGTCTGTTCGTGATCCTGGCCCTGGCGCTGGCATTGCACTGGCTTCCCGGTTTCTATAACGGTCGCGGCATTGCCCCTCAACGCCTCACCGACGATGCCGTGCCTTTTTCAATGTATTTGAATCAGGACAAACCCCTGATCGGCTTCTGGCTGCTATTGGCTTGTCCGTGGATTGTCGGCCGGCGTTCTTTACGACTTGGAATCTACGCCACTGCCCTCGCCCTGACGCTCAGTGCCGTGCTGGCCTTGGGTGGCGCGTTGCTGTTGGGCATGATCAGTTGGGCGCCGAAGTGGCCGGATCACGCCTGGCTGTGGCTGCTGAATAATCTGCTGCTGGTCACCCTCGTGGAGGAAGCCCTGTTTCGCGGGTATCTGCAGGGTGGCCTGAGTCGTCGCTTCCAGCACCTGCCCCATGGCGAAAACCTCGCCTTGTTAATGACCTCATTGCTGTTTGGCCTCGTGCATCTGGGGGCGGGCTGGCAATGGGGGCTGCTGGCCAGTCTCGCCGGTGTCGGGTACGGCCTGGCCTATCGCTTCGGCGGCCTGGGTGCAGCCATCGCCACCCATTTCGGCCTGAACCTGCTGCACTTCGCGTTCTTCACTTATCCCATGCTCGCGGGCTGA
- the tusA gene encoding sulfurtransferase TusA translates to MSEMFDTPVDGTLDATGLNCPEPVMMLHQHIRDLVPGGLLKVIATDPSTRRDIPKFCVFLDHELVGQHEEAGTYLYWIRKKLD, encoded by the coding sequence ATGAGTGAAATGTTTGATACGCCGGTTGACGGCACGCTCGACGCCACCGGCCTCAATTGCCCGGAGCCAGTGATGATGTTGCACCAGCACATCCGTGACCTGGTGCCTGGCGGTCTGCTCAAGGTGATCGCCACCGACCCGTCGACCCGTCGCGACATTCCCAAGTTCTGCGTGTTTCTCGACCACGAGTTGGTGGGGCAGCACGAAGAGGCTGGCACCTACCTCTACTGGATTCGCAAGAAGCTCGATTAA
- the rlmM gene encoding 23S rRNA (cytidine(2498)-2'-O)-methyltransferase RlmM, producing MNTLFMHCRPGFEGEVCSEISEHAARLNVAGYAKAKTASACAEFICTEEDGAERLMRGQRFAELIFPRQWARGIFIDLPETDRISVILAHMADFPLCGSLWLEMVDTNDGKELSNFCKKFEGHLRKALMAAGKLVEDAHKPRLLLTFKSGREVFMGLAESNNSAMWPMGIPRLKFPREAPSRSTLKLEEAWHHFIPRDQWDERLHSDMTGVDLGAAPGGWTWQLVNRGMLVTAIDNGPMAESLMDTGLVQHLMADGFTFKPRQPVDWMVCDIVEKPARNAAMLEEWIGEGHCREAVVNLKLPMKQRYAEVKRLLERIADGFKERGIRVEIGCKQLYHDREEVTCHLRRLDVKKPKSR from the coding sequence ATGAACACCCTCTTTATGCATTGCCGGCCGGGCTTCGAAGGCGAAGTCTGTTCCGAGATTTCTGAACACGCGGCGCGTCTGAACGTGGCCGGTTATGCCAAGGCCAAAACCGCCAGCGCCTGCGCCGAGTTCATCTGCACCGAAGAAGACGGCGCCGAGCGCTTGATGCGTGGCCAGCGTTTCGCCGAGCTGATCTTCCCGCGCCAATGGGCTCGCGGAATTTTCATCGACCTGCCGGAAACCGACCGCATCAGCGTAATCCTCGCGCACATGGCGGACTTTCCGCTGTGCGGCAGCCTGTGGCTGGAAATGGTCGACACCAACGATGGCAAGGAGCTGTCGAACTTCTGCAAGAAATTCGAAGGTCACCTGCGCAAGGCGCTGATGGCTGCCGGCAAGCTGGTGGAAGATGCGCATAAGCCGCGTCTGCTGCTGACGTTCAAGAGCGGCCGTGAAGTGTTCATGGGCCTGGCCGAGTCAAACAACTCGGCGATGTGGCCGATGGGCATTCCGCGCCTGAAATTTCCGCGTGAGGCCCCGAGCCGTTCGACGCTGAAGCTGGAAGAGGCCTGGCATCACTTCATCCCACGCGATCAGTGGGATGAGCGTCTGCACAGTGACATGACCGGCGTTGACCTTGGCGCTGCCCCCGGCGGCTGGACCTGGCAACTGGTCAATCGCGGCATGCTGGTGACCGCTATCGACAACGGCCCGATGGCCGAAAGCTTGATGGACACCGGGCTGGTGCAACACTTGATGGCCGACGGTTTTACTTTCAAGCCCCGCCAGCCGGTGGACTGGATGGTCTGCGACATCGTCGAGAAGCCGGCGCGTAACGCTGCGATGCTGGAGGAGTGGATTGGCGAGGGGCATTGCCGGGAAGCGGTGGTCAACCTCAAACTGCCAATGAAACAGCGTTACGCTGAAGTTAAGCGTTTGCTGGAACGCATCGCCGACGGCTTCAAGGAGCGCGGTATCCGGGTCGAGATCGGCTGCAAACAGCTGTACCACGATCGCGAAGAAGTGACCTGCCATTTGCGTCGGCTGGATGTGAAGAAACCCAAGTCCCGCTGA
- the acnA gene encoding aconitate hydratase AcnA: MPSLDSLKTLKTLQVDDKTYHYFSLPEAAKSLGDLDTLPMSLKVLLENLLRWEDEKTVTGADLKAIAAWLKERSSDREIQYRPARVLMQDFTGVPAVVDLAAMRAAMAKAGGDPQRINPLSPVDLVIDHSVMVDKFGSSSAFEQNVDIEMQRNGERYAFLRWGQSAFDNFSVVPPGTGICHQVNLEYLGRTVWTKDEDGRTYAFPDTLVGTDSHTTMINGLGVLGWGVGGIEAEAAMLGQPVSMLIPEVIGFKLTGKLKEGITATDLVLTVTQMLRKKGVVGKFVEFYGDGLADLPLADRATIANMAPEYGATCGFFPVDDVTLEYLRLSGRPPETVKLVEAYSKAQGLWRLPGKEPVFTGSLALDMANVEACLAGPKRPQDRVSLPNVAQAFTDFIDLQFKPTSKEVGRLESEGGGGVAVGNADLAGEADYEHGGQTYRLKNGAVVIAAITSCTNTSNPSVMMAAGLVAKKAIEKGLMRKPWVKSSLAPGSKVVTDYYKAAGLTRYLDELGFALVGYGCTTCIGNSGPLSEPIEKAIQAADLTVASVLSGNRNFEGRVHPLVKTNWLASPPLVVAYALAGTVRIDISSEPLGNDKEGNPVYLRDIWPSSKEIADSVNQVNTAMFHKEYAQVFAGDEQWQAIQVPQAATYVWQDDSTYIQHPPFFDGIGGPPPVVKDVAEARILALLGDSVTTDHISPAGNIKADSPAGQYLRNKGVEPRDFNSYGSRRGNHEVMMRGTFANIRIRNEMLGGEEGGNTFYIPTMEKMPIYDAAMRYQASGTPLVVIAGQEYGTGSSRDWAAKGTNLLGVKAVIAESFERIHRSNLVGMGVLPLQFKLDQNRKILKLSGKETLDILGLTGVELTPRMNLTLVITREDGSKEKIEVLCRIDTLNEVEYFKSGGILHYVLRQLIAS, encoded by the coding sequence ATGCCCTCTCTCGATAGCCTGAAAACCCTTAAAACCCTGCAAGTCGACGACAAGACCTACCACTATTTCAGTCTGCCCGAGGCCGCCAAGAGCCTCGGTGATCTCGACACATTGCCCATGTCGTTGAAAGTACTGCTGGAAAACCTGCTGCGCTGGGAAGATGAAAAAACCGTCACCGGTGCCGACCTCAAGGCGATTGCCGCGTGGCTCAAGGAGCGTAGCTCCGACCGCGAAATCCAGTACCGCCCCGCCCGCGTACTAATGCAGGACTTTACCGGCGTTCCCGCCGTGGTCGACCTGGCAGCCATGCGCGCCGCCATGGCCAAGGCCGGCGGCGATCCGCAGCGCATCAATCCGCTGTCGCCGGTGGACCTGGTGATCGACCACTCGGTGATGGTCGACAAATTTGGCAGTTCCAGCGCCTTCGAACAAAACGTCGACATTGAAATGCAGCGTAATGGTGAGCGTTACGCATTCCTGCGCTGGGGCCAGAGCGCATTCGACAACTTCAGCGTAGTGCCACCGGGCACCGGGATCTGCCATCAGGTCAATCTGGAATACCTGGGCCGCACGGTCTGGACCAAGGACGAGGACGGCCGCACCTATGCCTTCCCCGACACGCTGGTCGGCACCGACTCCCACACCACCATGATCAACGGCCTTGGCGTCCTCGGCTGGGGCGTCGGCGGAATCGAAGCGGAAGCAGCGATGCTCGGCCAACCCGTGTCGATGCTGATCCCCGAAGTGATCGGCTTCAAGCTCACAGGCAAACTCAAGGAAGGCATCACCGCCACCGACCTGGTGCTGACCGTCACCCAGATGCTGCGCAAGAAAGGTGTGGTCGGCAAATTCGTCGAGTTCTACGGTGACGGCCTCGCCGACCTGCCGCTGGCCGATCGCGCGACCATCGCCAACATGGCCCCGGAATACGGCGCCACCTGTGGCTTCTTTCCGGTAGACGATGTGACGCTGGAGTATTTGCGTTTGTCCGGCCGGCCGCCGGAAACGGTGAAACTGGTCGAGGCGTATAGCAAGGCTCAAGGCCTGTGGCGCTTGCCGGGCAAGGAACCAGTGTTCACCGGCAGCCTGGCGCTGGACATGGCCAATGTCGAAGCCTGCCTCGCCGGGCCAAAACGTCCACAGGATCGCGTTTCATTGCCCAATGTCGCGCAGGCGTTCACCGACTTCATCGACCTGCAATTCAAACCCACCAGCAAGGAAGTAGGTCGCCTGGAAAGTGAAGGCGGCGGCGGTGTCGCAGTAGGCAATGCCGATCTGGCCGGTGAAGCCGACTACGAACACGGCGGCCAGACCTATCGATTGAAAAACGGCGCGGTGGTGATTGCCGCGATCACCTCCTGCACCAACACCTCCAACCCGAGCGTGATGATGGCGGCGGGTCTGGTGGCGAAAAAGGCCATTGAAAAAGGCCTCATGCGTAAACCGTGGGTCAAGAGCTCACTGGCGCCGGGCTCCAAAGTGGTCACTGACTACTACAAGGCAGCGGGCCTGACACGCTATCTCGATGAGTTGGGTTTTGCCCTTGTCGGGTACGGCTGCACCACCTGCATCGGCAATTCCGGCCCGCTGTCGGAGCCCATCGAAAAAGCCATCCAGGCCGCTGACCTGACCGTTGCCTCGGTTTTGTCGGGCAACCGCAACTTTGAGGGACGTGTACATCCACTGGTGAAAACCAACTGGCTGGCCTCCCCACCGCTGGTCGTGGCGTATGCGCTGGCCGGTACCGTGCGCATCGACATCAGCAGCGAACCGCTGGGCAACGACAAGGAGGGCAACCCGGTGTACTTGCGCGACATCTGGCCGAGCAGCAAAGAGATCGCCGACTCGGTGAATCAGGTCAACACCGCCATGTTCCACAAGGAATACGCCCAAGTATTTGCCGGCGACGAACAATGGCAGGCCATCCAGGTCCCGCAAGCAGCGACCTATGTCTGGCAGGATGACTCGACTTACATTCAGCATCCGCCGTTTTTCGATGGCATCGGCGGACCGCCACCCGTGGTCAAGGACGTCGCCGAAGCCAGAATCCTTGCCCTGCTGGGTGACTCCGTAACAACCGACCACATCTCCCCGGCCGGCAATATCAAGGCCGACAGCCCGGCCGGACAGTACTTGCGCAACAAAGGCGTGGAGCCGCGCGACTTCAACTCCTACGGCTCCCGCCGTGGCAACCACGAAGTGATGATGCGCGGCACCTTTGCCAACATTCGTATCCGCAACGAAATGCTCGGCGGCGAAGAAGGCGGCAATACCTTCTATATCCCCACGATGGAGAAAATGCCGATCTACGACGCGGCCATGCGTTATCAAGCGTCGGGCACGCCGCTGGTGGTGATTGCCGGCCAGGAATACGGAACCGGCTCAAGCCGCGACTGGGCAGCCAAGGGCACCAACCTGCTGGGCGTAAAAGCGGTCATCGCCGAAAGCTTCGAACGGATTCACCGCTCCAACCTCGTCGGCATGGGTGTGTTGCCGTTGCAGTTCAAACTCGATCAGAACCGCAAGATCCTGAAACTGAGTGGCAAGGAGACGCTGGATATCCTCGGATTGACTGGCGTAGAGCTGACGCCGCGGATGAACCTGACACTGGTCATCACCCGCGAAGATGGCAGCAAGGAAAAGATCGAAGTGCTGTGCCGGATCGACACACTCAATGAAGTCGAGTACTTCAAGTCCGGGGGGATCTTGCATTACGTGTTGCGGCAACTGATTGCCTCTTAA